Proteins found in one Hippopotamus amphibius kiboko isolate mHipAmp2 chromosome 12, mHipAmp2.hap2, whole genome shotgun sequence genomic segment:
- the MC3R gene encoding melanocortin receptor 3, protein MNASCCLLSAQPTLPNVSEHLAAPSFSNQSSNSFCEQVFIKPEVFLALGIISLMENILVILAVVRNDNLHSPMYFFLCSLAVADMLVSVSNALETIMIAVVNSDHLTFEDQFIQHMDNVFDSMICISLVASICNLLAIAVDRYVTIFYALRYHSIMTVRKALGLIAAIWLCCGVCGVVFIVYSESKMVIVCLVTMFLAMLLLMGTLYVHMFLFARLHVKRIAALPPADGAAPQQHSSMKGAVTITILLGVFIFCWAPFFLHLVLIITCPTNPYCVCYTAHFNTYLVLIMCNSVIDPLIYAFRSLELRNTFKEILCSCNGLSWG, encoded by the coding sequence ATGAATGCTTCGTGCTGCCTGCTCTCTGCTCAACCGACGCTGCCTAATGTCTCAGAGCACCTCGCAGCCCCTTCCTTCAGCAACCAGAGCAGCAACAGCTTCTGCGAGCAGGTCTTCATCAAGCCTGAGGTCTTCCTGGCTCTGGGCATCATCAGCCTGATGGAGAACATCCTGGTCATCCTGGCCGTGGTCAGGAACGACAACCTGCactcccccatgtacttcttcctctgcaGCCTGGCCGTGGCCGACATGCTGGTGAGCGTGTCCAACGCCCTGGAGACCATCATGATCGCCGTGGTCAACAGCGACCACCTGACCTTCGAGGACCAGTTCATCCAGCACATGGACAACGTCTTCGACTCCATGATCTGCATCTCCCTGGTGGCTTCCATCTGCAACCTCTTGGCCATCGCCGTCGACAGGTACGTCACCATCTTCTACGCGCTGCGCTACCACAGCATCATGACGGTGAGGAAGGCGCTCGGCTTGATCGCGGCCATCTGGCTGTGCTGCGGCGTCTGCGGCGTGGTGTTCATCGTCTACTCCGAGAGCAAGATGGTCATCGTGTGCCTCGTCACCATGTTCCTCGCCATGCTGCTCCTCATGGGCACCCTCTACGTGCACATGTTCCTCTTCGCCCGGCTGCACGTCAAGCGCATCGCGGCGCTGCCGCCCGCCGACGGGGCAGCCCCGCAGCAGCATTCGTCCATGAAGGGGgccgtcaccatcaccatccttcTGGGGGTGTTCATCTTCTGCTGGGCCCCCTTCTTTCTCCACCTGGTCCTCATCATAACCTGCCCCACCAACCCCTACTGCGTCTGCTACACCGCCCACTTCAACACCTACCTGGTCCTCATCATGTGCAACTCCGTCATCGACCCCCTGATCTACGCCTTCCGGAGCCTGGAGCTGCGCAACACCTTCAAGGAGATTCTCTGCAGCTGCAACGGCCTGAGCTGGGGATAG